From a single Paenibacillus sp. FSL W8-0426 genomic region:
- the recG gene encoding ATP-dependent DNA helicase RecG yields the protein MMNLDQISVKQINGVSALKEGELHAFGISTVKDLLEYYPFRYEDYRLRSLSEVKDGDKITVQGKVMGVPVLQRYGKKSRLTCKVMTEEWMITATWFNRHFLKDQLTPNREIVLTGKWEQKRMQLTVADSEFPDKGTGRSGTLQPVYSVTGKITQSWMRKTIHQGLVQFGDMIPEILPPSLMSKYGFMPRKQAIAGIHHPQDNRDGLQARQRMVYEELFLFQLKMQAYRALNRDRMDGVVHTTDNATIREFVRSLPFELTDAQKKVELEILHDMRSPYSMNRLLQGDVGSGKTIIAAIALYTTVRSGFQGALMVPTEILAEQHMKSLQKLFEPFGVTVGLLTGSVNGRKRKDLIASLQMGLIDIVVGTHALIQEDVFFRALGLVVTDEQHRFGVNQRSVLRRKGYNPDVLTMTATPIPRTLAITAFGDIDVSTISERPKGRIPISTYWVKHDKMDRVLGFISREVDQGRQAYLICPLIEESDKLDVQNAIDLHVQMQQHFPNYKVGLLHGRMTASEKEEVMRSFYDNETHLLVSTTVIEVGVDVPNATLMVIMDADRFGLSQLHQLRGRVGRGAHASFCVLIADPKSEVGQERMKVMTETDDGFEVSRRDLDLRGPGDFFGTKQSGMPEFRLADMVADFAVLEQTRDDVSNLIADPGFWTSAQYAPLRDYLQQQQVFQGDLID from the coding sequence ATGATGAATTTGGATCAAATATCGGTAAAACAAATTAACGGCGTGAGTGCTCTCAAAGAGGGAGAGCTTCACGCCTTTGGCATCTCTACTGTCAAAGACCTGCTTGAATATTATCCGTTTCGATACGAGGATTACCGCCTTCGCTCGCTCAGTGAAGTGAAAGACGGGGATAAAATAACGGTACAAGGCAAAGTGATGGGCGTGCCGGTACTGCAGCGGTATGGCAAAAAGTCTCGTCTTACCTGTAAAGTGATGACGGAGGAATGGATGATAACGGCAACATGGTTTAATCGTCATTTCCTGAAAGACCAGCTGACGCCGAACCGCGAAATCGTTTTGACGGGAAAATGGGAACAGAAACGAATGCAGCTGACCGTGGCGGACTCGGAATTTCCGGACAAGGGAACGGGCCGTTCCGGCACGCTGCAGCCGGTGTATTCGGTGACCGGCAAAATTACGCAATCTTGGATGCGCAAAACGATTCATCAAGGACTCGTTCAATTCGGCGACATGATTCCCGAAATTTTGCCGCCTTCGTTGATGAGCAAATACGGATTCATGCCGCGCAAACAAGCGATAGCCGGCATCCATCATCCACAGGATAACAGGGATGGACTACAAGCCAGGCAGCGCATGGTTTATGAGGAGCTGTTCCTGTTCCAGCTCAAGATGCAGGCCTATCGCGCTTTGAACCGCGATCGTATGGATGGGGTTGTACACACGACCGACAATGCAACGATCCGGGAGTTCGTGCGCAGTCTGCCGTTTGAATTGACGGATGCGCAAAAAAAAGTCGAGCTGGAGATTTTGCACGACATGCGTTCCCCGTATTCCATGAATCGGCTGCTTCAAGGGGATGTAGGATCAGGCAAAACCATTATTGCGGCCATCGCGCTTTATACGACGGTTCGCTCCGGCTTTCAGGGGGCGCTGATGGTGCCGACGGAAATTTTGGCGGAGCAGCATATGAAGTCTTTGCAGAAACTGTTCGAACCATTCGGCGTGACGGTCGGGCTGCTGACAGGCAGCGTAAATGGACGCAAACGCAAGGACCTGATCGCGTCCCTGCAAATGGGCTTGATCGATATCGTTGTGGGGACGCACGCATTGATCCAGGAGGACGTTTTTTTCCGCGCGCTTGGATTGGTTGTGACGGATGAGCAGCATCGTTTCGGGGTAAATCAGCGCAGCGTTCTGCGGCGTAAAGGGTATAATCCGGACGTGCTGACGATGACTGCGACGCCGATCCCGCGCACGCTGGCGATTACGGCGTTCGGAGATATCGACGTATCGACCATTTCCGAGCGCCCGAAAGGCCGTATCCCAATCTCCACGTATTGGGTCAAGCATGACAAGATGGATCGGGTGCTCGGATTTATTTCCCGCGAGGTGGATCAGGGTCGGCAGGCGTATCTCATTTGCCCGCTCATCGAGGAGTCGGACAAGCTGGACGTGCAAAACGCGATCGATTTGCATGTGCAGATGCAGCAGCATTTTCCGAACTACAAGGTGGGTTTGCTCCATGGACGAATGACGGCTTCGGAAAAAGAAGAAGTCATGCGTTCATTCTATGACAATGAAACGCACTTGCTGGTTTCCACTACGGTCATCGAGGTTGGCGTCGACGTGCCGAACGCCACGCTGATGGTCATCATGGATGCCGACCGCTTTGGCTTGTCCCAGCTGCATCAGCTGCGGGGTCGGGTAGGACGTGGCGCCCATGCTTCCTTTTGCGTGTTGATTGCCGATCCCAAATCCGAGGTAGGGCAGGAACGCATGAAGGTGATGACCGAAACCGATGACGGTTTCGAGGTGTCGCGGCGGGATCTCGATTTGCGCGGTCCTGGTGATTTTTTCGGAACCAAGCAAAGCGGCATGCCGGAGTTTCGGCTGGCGGACATGGTTGCCGATTTCGCCGTATTGGAGCAAACCCGGGATGATGTTTCCAATCTGATTGCCGATCCCGGCTTTTGGACCTCTGCCCAGTATGCCCCGCTCCGCGACTATTTACAGCAACAGCAAGTATTTCAAGGGGATCTGATCGACTAA